One genomic segment of Pseudomonas sp. RU47 includes these proteins:
- a CDS encoding carboxymuconolactone decarboxylase family protein: protein MSKLNFSSPREAARAFTPKLSQFVDSTLYPQIWSDPALSPRDRSLITVAALIAAGHSEELPAHLRRAAGNGVTQDELAAAITHLAFYVGFPGAITASAIANATFSETENN, encoded by the coding sequence ATGTCCAAGCTCAATTTCAGCAGTCCTCGCGAAGCCGCGCGCGCGTTCACGCCAAAGCTGTCGCAATTCGTCGACTCGACGCTTTATCCGCAAATCTGGAGTGACCCGGCGCTGTCCCCGCGCGACCGTAGCCTGATCACCGTGGCGGCATTGATAGCCGCTGGTCACTCGGAAGAGTTGCCTGCCCACTTACGCCGCGCGGCTGGCAACGGTGTAACCCAAGACGAACTGGCGGCAGCGATCACGCACCTGGCTTTCTATGTGGGCTTCCCTGGCGCCATCACTGCGTCTGCTATCGCCAACGCCACGTTCAGCGAAACGGAGAACAACTGA
- a CDS encoding NAD-dependent succinate-semialdehyde dehydrogenase produces MKTSYDPLYLFIGGEWISAEGRDTAAVVNPATGREIGRVPLATAGDLDHALEVTRLSFEQWRQTVPDKRAKILKRAADLILERAPQIAAQMTLEEGKPLNESLDEVTRAAEYFEWFAESARRIDGRVVPANRPGVLQLVKRQAIGPVAAFTPWNFPAITPARKLSAALAAGCSVILKPGEESPSTALALARALDDAGLPKGVLQVVFGVPDQVSSHLIASLIIRKVTFTGSVPIGRLLSARAAEGVKPITLELGGHGPVLVFEDADIEKAAVEGVANRFRGTGQVCISSTRFLIQRGAYQAFVDHFVAATQALRIGDGLHPDTQVGPLANPRQLAKMEELVADAVEKGARVLVGGEALSGEGYFFQPTVLADVPMNARVMHEEPFGPIAVLMRFDELADGLQEANRLPYGLSAYAFTSSARTAIDVADGLEAGMIGINQYRIVATELPFGGMKESGHGSEGGIEGIEHYLTHKFISQV; encoded by the coding sequence ATGAAGACTTCCTACGACCCGCTTTATCTTTTCATCGGTGGTGAATGGATCAGTGCCGAAGGGCGCGATACCGCTGCTGTCGTCAACCCGGCGACCGGCCGGGAAATCGGCCGCGTCCCGCTCGCCACCGCAGGCGATCTTGATCACGCCTTGGAAGTGACTCGCCTGAGCTTCGAGCAATGGCGCCAGACCGTGCCTGACAAACGCGCAAAAATCCTCAAGCGTGCCGCCGACCTGATCCTCGAGCGTGCACCGCAGATCGCCGCGCAGATGACCCTGGAGGAAGGCAAGCCGCTGAATGAAAGCCTCGATGAAGTGACCCGTGCGGCGGAGTATTTCGAATGGTTCGCCGAAAGCGCCCGGCGTATCGATGGCCGTGTGGTCCCGGCTAACCGACCAGGCGTGTTGCAACTGGTCAAACGCCAGGCCATCGGCCCGGTGGCCGCATTTACACCGTGGAATTTCCCGGCCATCACCCCGGCACGCAAGCTCTCGGCAGCACTGGCCGCCGGTTGCAGCGTCATCCTCAAACCGGGTGAGGAAAGCCCCTCCACAGCACTGGCCCTGGCGCGTGCACTCGACGATGCAGGATTGCCCAAGGGTGTGCTGCAAGTGGTGTTTGGCGTACCGGATCAAGTGTCCAGCCATCTGATCGCCTCGCTGATCATTCGCAAGGTGACCTTCACCGGCTCGGTGCCCATCGGTCGTCTGCTGTCTGCACGCGCTGCCGAAGGCGTCAAGCCCATCACCCTTGAACTGGGCGGGCACGGACCGGTGCTGGTGTTCGAAGATGCCGACATTGAAAAAGCCGCCGTTGAGGGCGTCGCCAACCGCTTTCGCGGCACCGGGCAGGTGTGCATTTCATCCACTCGGTTTCTGATCCAGCGTGGCGCCTATCAAGCCTTTGTCGATCACTTTGTCGCGGCGACCCAAGCCCTGAGAATCGGTGACGGCCTGCATCCGGACACTCAGGTCGGACCGTTAGCCAACCCAAGGCAATTGGCAAAAATGGAAGAACTGGTCGCCGATGCCGTCGAAAAAGGTGCACGGGTATTGGTCGGTGGCGAAGCCTTGTCAGGCGAGGGCTACTTCTTCCAGCCCACCGTTCTGGCAGATGTGCCGATGAACGCCCGCGTCATGCACGAAGAACCCTTCGGCCCCATCGCCGTGCTGATGCGGTTCGATGAGCTGGCCGATGGACTGCAAGAAGCCAACCGCCTGCCCTACGGACTCTCGGCCTACGCGTTCACCTCCAGCGCGCGCACGGCCATTGACGTCGCCGACGGATTAGAGGCCGGGATGATCGGCATCAACCAATACCGCATCGTCGCGACCGAGCTCCCGTTCGGCGGCATGAAAGAAAGCGGTCACGGCTCCGAAGGCGGCATTGAAGGCATCGAGCACTATCTGACCCACAAATTCATCAGCCAGGTTTAA
- a CDS encoding transketolase family protein, giving the protein MNNAVKTPMPTAEPSKKRLTTSAMIASIASEGQATKAAPFGHALAALADQRQDIVGLSADLSKYTDLHIFAKAHPDRFYQMGMAEQLLMSAAAGMAREGFVPFATTYAVFASRRAYDFICMAIAEENLNVKIVCGLPGLTTGYGPSHQATDDLAIFRAMPNLMIVDPCDALEIEQAVPAIAAHQGPVYMRLLRGNVPLVLDEYGYQFEIGKAKTLRTGNDVLIISTGLMTMRALEAAKKLQADGVDVAVLHVPTIKPLDEQTILAEARKSGRLVVTAENSSIIGGLGEAVAGVLLRNGVTPAFRQIALPDAFLDAGALPTLHDRYGISTQAVCAQIKLWLDR; this is encoded by the coding sequence ATGAACAACGCCGTCAAAACACCCATGCCGACTGCCGAACCGAGCAAGAAACGCCTGACCACGTCGGCGATGATCGCGTCCATCGCTTCGGAGGGCCAAGCCACAAAAGCCGCGCCTTTCGGTCATGCGCTGGCGGCGCTGGCTGATCAACGCCAGGACATCGTCGGCCTGTCGGCCGACCTGTCCAAATACACCGACCTGCACATCTTCGCCAAGGCCCACCCGGACCGGTTCTATCAAATGGGCATGGCCGAGCAACTGCTGATGAGTGCAGCCGCGGGCATGGCCCGTGAAGGCTTCGTCCCCTTTGCCACGACCTATGCGGTGTTTGCTTCGCGGCGTGCCTATGACTTCATCTGCATGGCCATCGCCGAGGAAAACCTCAACGTCAAAATCGTCTGCGGCCTGCCCGGTCTCACCACCGGATACGGCCCCAGCCACCAGGCCACCGATGACCTGGCCATCTTCCGTGCCATGCCCAACCTGATGATTGTCGACCCCTGCGATGCCCTGGAAATCGAACAGGCCGTACCCGCGATCGCCGCGCATCAGGGGCCTGTGTACATGCGTTTGCTGCGCGGCAACGTACCGCTGGTGCTCGACGAGTACGGCTATCAGTTCGAGATCGGCAAAGCCAAAACCCTGCGCACCGGTAACGATGTGCTGATCATCTCCACCGGCCTGATGACCATGCGTGCACTGGAAGCCGCCAAGAAACTGCAAGCCGATGGCGTCGATGTCGCCGTGTTGCACGTACCGACGATAAAGCCGCTGGATGAACAAACCATTCTTGCCGAGGCACGCAAATCCGGTCGTCTGGTGGTTACCGCAGAAAACAGCTCGATTATTGGCGGACTCGGCGAGGCCGTCGCTGGTGTGCTGCTGCGTAACGGTGTCACGCCAGCGTTCAGGCAGATCGCCTTGCCGGACGCGTTTCTGGACGCGGGTGCTTTGCCGACACTGCATGATCGTTACGGCATTTCTACCCAGGCCGTCTGCGCGCAGATCAAGCTCTGGCTGGACCGCTGA
- a CDS encoding SMP-30/gluconolactonase/LRE family protein — protein MDSCLSAKPESLNRAQGNSRRSFLKKSLAVSATLATVGSAALPRLAEAAEPLSQRYPDPLIHILDDSFLELRVFNASVEKLATGMRWAEGPVWVGDGRYLLVSDIPNNRIMRWDEITDTFSVYREHSNFSNGMCRDRQGRLIVCEGSTTTSEGRRITRTEANGTITVLADSFDGKPFNSPNDIVCKSDGSIWFTDPPFQTSNNYEGHKITPSQPHAVYRIDGESKKVTRVIDDLNGPNGLCFSPDEKTLYVVEGRAKPNRLIWAIAVKDDGTLGERRKHIEGLDYAAIDGIKCDEAGNLWCGWGGNGDPKADLEKLDGVRVFNPQGKAIGHISLPERCPNLCFGGREGNRLFMASSHSIYSLFVNTRGTTFAL, from the coding sequence ATGGACTCATGCCTGTCCGCCAAACCTGAAAGCCTCAACCGAGCGCAAGGCAACAGCCGCCGCAGCTTCCTGAAAAAATCCTTGGCTGTTTCCGCTACGCTCGCCACCGTCGGCAGTGCCGCACTGCCCCGACTCGCCGAGGCCGCCGAACCCTTGAGTCAGCGGTATCCAGATCCGCTGATTCATATCCTCGACGACAGCTTCCTCGAACTACGTGTTTTCAACGCCAGTGTTGAAAAACTTGCCACCGGCATGCGCTGGGCCGAAGGACCGGTCTGGGTCGGTGATGGCCGCTATTTGTTGGTCAGCGACATCCCCAACAATCGCATCATGCGCTGGGACGAGATCACCGACACCTTCAGCGTGTACCGCGAACATTCGAACTTTTCCAACGGCATGTGCCGGGATCGCCAAGGGCGTCTGATCGTCTGCGAAGGCTCCACCACCACCAGTGAAGGCCGGCGCATCACGCGCACCGAAGCCAATGGCACGATCACCGTGCTGGCCGACAGCTTCGACGGCAAGCCCTTCAACTCGCCCAACGACATCGTCTGCAAAAGTGACGGATCAATCTGGTTCACCGACCCGCCCTTCCAGACCAGCAACAACTACGAAGGCCACAAAATCACCCCGAGCCAACCCCACGCCGTGTACCGCATCGACGGCGAGAGCAAAAAAGTCACGCGGGTCATCGACGACCTCAACGGCCCCAACGGCCTGTGCTTTTCGCCTGATGAAAAAACCCTGTACGTCGTCGAAGGTCGCGCCAAGCCCAATCGCCTGATCTGGGCAATCGCCGTGAAGGACGACGGCACACTCGGCGAGCGCCGCAAGCACATCGAAGGGCTGGACTATGCCGCCATCGACGGCATCAAATGCGACGAAGCCGGCAACCTGTGGTGCGGCTGGGGCGGCAATGGTGATCCCAAGGCCGACCTGGAAAAACTCGACGGCGTGCGCGTTTTCAATCCGCAGGGCAAGGCCATCGGGCACATATCGCTGCCAGAGCGTTGCCCGAATTTGTGCTTTGGCGGGCGCGAAGGGAATCGGCTGTTCATGGCCAGCAGTCACTCGATCTATTCGCTGTTCGTGAATACTCGTGGGACTACGTTTGCGTTGTAA
- a CDS encoding LysR family transcriptional regulator — protein MDKLSNMSVYIKVVEMGSFTAVANHLDSTVGNVSRAVSALENVLDARLLQRSTRRLSVTDAGRRFYERCTKILADLESAEAEASNAALEPRGTLRVHCVPGLARHLVTGAVLEYRQQFPEVTVDLLLSQRMPNLLEDQLDVSILIARALPDSAYVSQKIGVSHCVLVASPDYLARHAAPETPEDLRDHQCLLLGTVDYVRDEWQLKSKAGDATFVPTGPSFSVNDMDAMALAIREGAGIGLLAGFTAIDDLRSGKLVRVLPDYHTYERNVYAVYTSRQFVDAKITRFIETLKDRVGSQLAATAKELID, from the coding sequence ATGGATAAACTTTCGAACATGTCGGTGTACATAAAGGTTGTCGAGATGGGCAGTTTCACGGCCGTGGCCAATCATCTGGATTCCACCGTCGGTAACGTATCGCGTGCTGTATCGGCGCTGGAAAACGTGCTCGACGCACGTCTGTTGCAACGCTCGACCCGACGCCTGTCGGTCACCGATGCCGGGCGACGGTTCTATGAGCGCTGCACGAAAATTCTCGCTGATCTGGAGAGTGCCGAAGCCGAAGCCAGCAATGCCGCGCTGGAGCCTCGGGGAACACTGCGGGTGCATTGCGTTCCTGGGCTGGCCCGGCATCTGGTCACCGGGGCCGTGCTGGAGTACCGCCAGCAATTCCCGGAGGTGACGGTGGATTTATTGCTCTCGCAACGCATGCCTAACCTGTTGGAAGACCAACTGGATGTCTCGATCCTGATCGCCCGCGCGCTCCCCGATTCGGCGTATGTCAGCCAGAAGATCGGTGTCAGCCATTGTGTGTTGGTGGCGTCGCCAGACTACTTGGCCCGGCATGCGGCTCCCGAGACGCCAGAAGACCTGCGTGATCACCAGTGTCTGCTGTTGGGCACCGTCGACTATGTGCGGGATGAGTGGCAACTCAAGAGCAAGGCCGGGGACGCGACGTTTGTCCCGACAGGGCCAAGTTTCAGCGTCAACGATATGGATGCGATGGCGCTGGCCATTCGAGAGGGCGCGGGGATTGGCTTGCTGGCCGGATTTACGGCCATCGATGATTTGCGTTCCGGCAAGCTCGTGCGGGTTTTGCCTGACTACCATACCTATGAGCGTAACGTGTACGCCGTCTATACCTCTCGGCAGTTTGTCGATGCAAAAATCACCCGGTTTATTGAAACGCTGAAAGATCGGGTTGGCAGTCAGCTGGCAGCCACGGCCAAAGAACTGATCGATTGA
- a CDS encoding DUF2790 domain-containing protein, translating into MKTAMIIVALLGFSSVVAAQDGPATTKQVEQYRYGTHLDVAKVISEEPVPDVCAVVPTHMTYQDSQGKRHVLAYNVMGRCSQG; encoded by the coding sequence ATGAAAACGGCAATGATCATCGTCGCACTCTTGGGCTTCAGCTCTGTGGTAGCAGCGCAGGACGGTCCTGCAACGACTAAACAGGTCGAGCAATATCGCTACGGTACCCACCTGGATGTCGCCAAGGTCATCTCTGAAGAACCGGTGCCGGATGTTTGCGCAGTGGTACCGACGCACATGACTTACCAGGACTCGCAAGGCAAACGCCATGTACTGGCCTATAACGTCATGGGCCGTTGCAGCCAGGGCTAA